The following proteins are co-located in the Desulfomicrobium macestii genome:
- the nifK gene encoding nitrogenase molybdenum-iron protein subunit beta — protein MLLRHTPKEIKERSALAINPAKTCQPIGAMYAALGIHGCLPHSHGSQGCCAYHRSALTRHYKEPVSAATSSFTEGASVFGGGANLVSAIENIFTVYEPDVIAVHTTCLSETIGDDLPQMTDKAKKSGKVPEGKHVIYANTPSYVGSHVTGFSNMVKGMAKGFAVNTGKKNGRVNIIPGWVEPSDMEEVRRMATLMGLDIILFPDTSGVLNGALNGEYKMFPDGGTPVADLVASGDAIGTLALGEWCSADAARWLDTQCKVPCTVLDMPFGLKATDRFIDTLRKVAGVNVPDTIAFERGQLVDLISDMHQYFHGKKVALVGDPDQVIALTEFLASIDMKPVHIVTGTPGNKFEKRIDEITSEAGYKANVKAGGDMFLLHQWIKNEPVDLIIGNTYCKYIARDEDIPFLRFGFPIFDRVGHQYFPTVGYKGGLHMLTRILDLILTRTDRDETEEKFELVY, from the coding sequence ATGCTACTTAGACATACCCCCAAGGAAATAAAGGAACGCAGCGCCCTGGCCATCAACCCGGCCAAGACCTGCCAGCCCATCGGCGCCATGTACGCGGCGCTCGGCATTCACGGCTGCCTGCCGCACTCTCACGGCTCCCAGGGCTGCTGCGCCTATCACCGCAGCGCACTGACCCGACACTACAAGGAGCCCGTTTCGGCCGCCACCAGCTCCTTCACCGAAGGCGCCTCGGTCTTCGGCGGCGGCGCGAACCTGGTCTCGGCCATCGAGAACATCTTCACCGTCTATGAGCCCGACGTCATCGCCGTGCACACCACCTGCCTGTCCGAGACCATAGGCGACGATCTGCCGCAGATGACCGACAAGGCCAAGAAGAGCGGCAAGGTGCCCGAAGGCAAGCACGTGATCTACGCCAATACGCCAAGCTACGTGGGCTCGCATGTCACCGGCTTCTCCAACATGGTCAAGGGCATGGCCAAGGGCTTCGCCGTGAACACCGGCAAGAAGAACGGCCGCGTGAACATCATTCCCGGCTGGGTCGAGCCCTCGGACATGGAGGAAGTGAGGCGCATGGCCACCCTCATGGGCCTTGACATCATCCTCTTCCCGGACACCTCCGGCGTCCTGAACGGGGCGCTGAACGGCGAATACAAGATGTTCCCCGATGGCGGCACTCCGGTCGCGGATCTCGTCGCCTCCGGCGACGCCATCGGCACCCTGGCCCTTGGCGAATGGTGCTCGGCCGATGCGGCCCGCTGGCTGGACACCCAGTGCAAGGTGCCCTGCACCGTGCTCGACATGCCCTTCGGCCTCAAGGCCACGGACCGCTTCATAGACACCCTGCGCAAGGTCGCGGGCGTGAACGTGCCCGACACCATCGCCTTCGAGCGCGGGCAGCTGGTCGATCTGATCTCCGACATGCACCAGTACTTTCACGGCAAGAAGGTGGCCCTGGTCGGCGATCCCGATCAGGTCATCGCCCTGACCGAATTCCTGGCCTCCATCGACATGAAGCCCGTGCACATCGTCACCGGAACCCCCGGCAACAAGTTCGAGAAGCGCATCGACGAGATCACGTCCGAGGCCGGTTACAAGGCCAACGTCAAGGCGGGCGGGGACATGTTCCTGCTGCATCAGTGGATCAAGAACGAGCCCGTGGATCTGATCATCGGCAACACCTACTGCAAGTACATCGCCCGCGACGAGGACATCCCGTTCCTGCGCTTTGGGTTTCCCATCTTCGACCGCGTCGGCCACCAGTACTTTCCGACCGTCGGTTACAAGGGCGGGCTGCACATGCTGACCAGAATCCTCGATCTCATCCTGACCCGCACGGATCGTGATGAAACGGAAGAGAAGTTTGAACTCGTCTACTAG
- a CDS encoding (2Fe-2S) ferredoxin domain-containing protein, translating into MAIPEKQILVCQSFRAGGDPKGVCFKQTDGFLQYMEEEILARGLDILITATGCMKLCEKGPIMVVQPDNWWFGGVDSEEAIDAILDGIEAGEPCAEYLLS; encoded by the coding sequence ATGGCCATTCCCGAAAAACAGATTCTCGTTTGCCAGAGCTTTCGCGCCGGGGGCGACCCCAAGGGCGTGTGCTTCAAGCAGACCGACGGATTCCTGCAGTACATGGAAGAAGAGATCCTGGCCCGGGGCCTCGATATCCTGATCACGGCTACGGGCTGCATGAAGCTGTGTGAAAAGGGTCCGATCATGGTCGTCCAGCCCGACAACTGGTGGTTTGGCGGCGTGGACAGCGAAGAGGCCATCGACGCCATCCTGGACGGAATCGAGGCGGGCGAGCCCTGCGCCGAATATCTTTTGTCCTAG
- a CDS encoding tetratricopeptide repeat protein has product MGLNYDSLAIAHASADIGKKCRELLDTSSQVVMFIESKINGRSNVFDFKSLKDVFRNRLKIICITPEVSEEYVSFIAENDVDSIIVKPISINNIIQKIAFTIKPSNMFHTEVENIRELIEKGQYEEADSRIDMLLEEKPGSSICMVLKGDIARKNGKFKDAEFFYKEAVKESRLNLKPLQKLADLYFEINDPKEYIRYLLLMDKISPLNHTRKINIGEQYSKDGQEDKARKFYQDAVNIVRSQANDMLASTLMDIGVKLREINPEQSIQFMNQALETKGSDMTREDLWMVNEMGVSLRKKGDWKGAVQTYQQALGVIPNEGGLHYNMGMAYAQGKEHYKAVCEFEKAISATPDLLQESPLIPFNIGMVYFQMNRLQEVERFMKAALKCDPNFERAKTILEKIGSKQA; this is encoded by the coding sequence ATGGGGCTGAATTACGATTCGCTCGCTATTGCACATGCGTCTGCTGATATCGGAAAGAAATGCCGAGAACTTCTGGATACCAGTTCGCAAGTGGTCATGTTCATCGAATCTAAAATTAATGGAAGATCCAATGTTTTTGATTTCAAATCCTTGAAGGATGTTTTTCGGAACAGACTGAAAATTATTTGCATCACGCCTGAGGTTTCCGAAGAATATGTCTCATTCATCGCGGAAAACGATGTCGATTCAATCATCGTAAAGCCAATTTCAATAAATAATATAATTCAAAAAATTGCTTTTACGATAAAGCCTTCAAACATGTTCCACACTGAAGTCGAAAATATTAGGGAACTGATAGAGAAAGGGCAGTATGAAGAGGCTGATTCAAGGATAGACATGTTGCTTGAAGAGAAACCAGGCAGTTCCATTTGCATGGTTCTCAAGGGCGATATTGCCAGAAAGAATGGAAAATTCAAAGATGCTGAATTTTTTTATAAAGAGGCTGTCAAGGAATCACGACTCAACCTGAAGCCCTTGCAAAAACTTGCGGATCTTTATTTCGAAATCAACGATCCCAAAGAATATATCAGATACCTGCTGCTCATGGATAAGATATCTCCTTTGAATCACACGAGAAAAATCAATATTGGAGAGCAGTACAGCAAGGATGGCCAGGAAGATAAGGCCAGGAAATTTTATCAGGACGCAGTCAATATAGTTCGCTCACAGGCCAACGACATGCTTGCCTCAACGCTCATGGATATCGGCGTGAAACTCCGTGAAATCAATCCCGAGCAGAGTATCCAGTTCATGAACCAGGCGCTTGAAACCAAGGGCAGCGACATGACCCGCGAGGACCTGTGGATGGTCAATGAAATGGGCGTTTCGCTACGCAAGAAAGGTGATTGGAAGGGCGCGGTGCAGACCTACCAGCAGGCGCTGGGCGTGATTCCGAACGAGGGAGGTTTGCACTACAACATGGGCATGGCCTATGCCCAGGGAAAGGAGCATTACAAGGCCGTCTGCGAGTTTGAAAAAGCGATTTCGGCTACTCCCGACCTGCTTCAGGAATCACCGCTCATCCCCTTCAATATCGGGATGGTCTATTTTCAGATGAACCGCCTTCAGGAAGTGGAGCGGTTCATGAAGGCTGCATTGAAATGTGACCCGAATTTCGAACGTGCCAAGACAATTCTTGAAAAAATCGGCTCCAAGCAGGCTTGA
- a CDS encoding TRAP transporter large permease, translated as MAALLFISFFVLLLLGVPVALSIGMASMAALAKQGLPLMLVTQRMFAGTDSFALIAVPFFILAGDLMASGKVSKTLVDFADSIFGFLKGGLSVVSVLAAMFFAAISGSGAATTAAVGATLVPELKRKGYAEDSAASLIAASGTIGVVIPPSVPMIIYAVIADQSVAKLFLNGFLPGVLMGVMLMIMAITQAYRRDYPKGAPFSLRTIWAAFRKAVWGLLTPVIILGGIFSGFFTPSESAVIAVNYALFVSLFIYRDINLKQLYEIMVRCVITTSVIMFVIATSAVLSWILANQNIPTMVAKAVLSLSSDPYVIMLLITGVILLTGFFVETASALIILTPVFLPLVTSMGIDLIHFGLIIVVGLAIGMVTPPVAINLYVASSITGLPIERISRAILPYLAVLLGALALVVYLPMIAAGM; from the coding sequence ATGGCAGCGCTTTTGTTCATCTCTTTTTTCGTCCTGCTGCTCCTCGGCGTGCCCGTGGCCCTGTCCATCGGCATGGCCTCCATGGCCGCCCTGGCCAAACAGGGGCTTCCGCTGATGCTCGTCACCCAGCGCATGTTCGCCGGAACCGACTCCTTCGCCCTGATCGCGGTGCCGTTCTTCATCCTGGCCGGCGATCTCATGGCCAGCGGGAAGGTCAGCAAGACCCTGGTGGATTTTGCCGATTCCATCTTCGGCTTTCTGAAAGGCGGGCTTTCGGTGGTTTCCGTCCTGGCGGCCATGTTCTTCGCCGCCATCTCGGGCTCCGGCGCGGCCACGACGGCAGCCGTCGGCGCGACCCTGGTGCCTGAACTCAAGCGCAAGGGGTACGCCGAGGACAGTGCAGCCAGTCTCATCGCCGCCAGCGGCACCATTGGCGTGGTCATCCCGCCCAGCGTGCCCATGATCATCTATGCGGTCATCGCCGACCAGTCCGTGGCCAAGCTATTCCTCAACGGCTTTCTGCCCGGAGTGCTCATGGGCGTAATGCTGATGATCATGGCCATCACGCAGGCCTACCGGCGCGATTACCCCAAGGGCGCGCCTTTTTCCCTGCGCACCATCTGGGCCGCGTTCCGCAAGGCCGTCTGGGGCCTCTTGACTCCGGTCATCATCCTGGGTGGCATCTTCAGCGGGTTCTTCACGCCCAGCGAATCTGCGGTCATCGCCGTGAACTACGCCCTGTTCGTGTCCCTGTTCATCTATCGGGACATCAATCTGAAGCAGCTCTACGAGATCATGGTGCGCTGCGTGATCACCACTTCGGTGATCATGTTCGTCATTGCCACTTCGGCGGTCCTGAGCTGGATTCTGGCCAACCAGAACATTCCCACCATGGTTGCCAAGGCAGTCCTGTCGTTGTCCTCGGACCCCTACGTCATCATGCTGCTCATCACCGGAGTCATCCTGCTGACCGGTTTCTTCGTGGAGACCGCCAGCGCGTTGATCATCCTGACCCCCGTTTTTTTGCCCCTTGTCACCAGCATGGGTATCGACCTGATCCATTTCGGCCTGATCATCGTGGTCGGCCTGGCCATCGGCATGGTCACGCCGCCCGTGGCCATCAATCTCTACGTGGCCTCGTCCATCACGGGCCTGCCCATCGAACGCATTTCCAGAGCCATACTTCCCTACCTCGCAGTCCTGCTCGGTGCGCTGGCCCTGGTCGTCTACCTGCCCATGATCGCCGCAGGCATGTAA
- the nifE gene encoding nitrogenase iron-molybdenum cofactor biosynthesis protein NifE, with protein sequence MNKTILEERKSQMHRIGEEPFAMACNRPSLAGAVSQRACVFCGSRVVLYPIADALHLVHGPIGCATYTWDIRGAISSGPQLHRLSFSTDLQEMDVIFGGEKKLEASLRELIGLHNPKAAFVYSTCIVGLIGDDLEAVCRRVSEDTGITVLPVMSEGFKGNKREGYAAACKAMFRLVGTGDTTGISPMSVNILGDFNLAGETWIVREYFKKMGVETVANITGDGRVDDIRRCHGAALNLVQCSGATMELAKMMEEKYGIPYQRVSYLGVEDMADSLYKVADFFSDRDPEIKAKTVELVRGELSVLMPKLAELRRDLEGKKVAMYVGGSFKAFSLVKAFRHLGMSVVVVGSQTGTEEDYKELAAISDPGTIIVDDANPLELAQFIKEKDVDVFVGGVKERPIAYKLGVGFCDHNHERKIALEGFIGMYNFAREIHASVMSPIWRFMPRRNARPATSARVTCIPKEAVNG encoded by the coding sequence ATGAACAAGACCATACTCGAAGAACGGAAAAGCCAGATGCACCGTATCGGCGAAGAGCCCTTTGCCATGGCGTGCAACCGCCCCAGCCTGGCCGGCGCGGTCAGCCAGCGGGCCTGCGTGTTTTGCGGTTCACGGGTGGTGCTCTATCCCATAGCCGACGCCCTGCATCTCGTGCACGGCCCCATCGGCTGCGCCACCTACACCTGGGACATCCGGGGGGCCATCTCCTCGGGTCCGCAGCTGCACCGCCTGAGCTTTTCCACGGACCTGCAGGAAATGGACGTCATCTTCGGCGGCGAGAAGAAGCTCGAAGCAAGCCTTCGCGAACTCATCGGCCTGCACAATCCCAAGGCCGCCTTCGTCTATTCGACCTGCATCGTCGGCCTCATCGGCGACGACCTGGAGGCCGTGTGCCGCCGCGTTTCCGAAGACACGGGCATAACGGTCCTGCCGGTCATGAGCGAAGGCTTCAAGGGCAACAAGCGCGAAGGCTACGCCGCCGCCTGCAAGGCCATGTTCCGCCTGGTGGGCACGGGCGACACCACGGGCATCTCGCCCATGAGCGTGAACATCCTTGGCGACTTCAACCTGGCGGGTGAGACATGGATCGTGCGCGAATATTTCAAGAAGATGGGGGTCGAGACCGTGGCCAACATCACCGGCGACGGGCGGGTGGACGACATCCGGCGTTGTCACGGCGCGGCGCTGAATCTGGTGCAGTGCTCCGGGGCGACCATGGAGCTGGCGAAGATGATGGAGGAGAAATACGGCATTCCCTACCAGCGGGTATCCTACCTTGGCGTGGAGGACATGGCCGATTCACTCTACAAGGTGGCCGATTTTTTCTCGGACAGGGATCCGGAAATAAAGGCCAAGACCGTGGAGCTGGTTCGCGGGGAGCTTTCCGTGCTGATGCCGAAGCTGGCCGAGCTGCGCCGCGATCTCGAAGGCAAGAAGGTGGCCATGTACGTGGGCGGGTCCTTCAAGGCCTTCTCGCTGGTCAAGGCCTTCAGGCACCTCGGCATGTCGGTGGTCGTGGTCGGTTCCCAGACAGGAACCGAGGAGGATTACAAGGAGCTGGCCGCCATCTCCGATCCCGGGACCATCATCGTCGATGACGCCAATCCCCTCGAACTGGCCCAGTTCATCAAGGAAAAGGATGTGGACGTGTTCGTCGGCGGGGTCAAGGAGCGGCCCATTGCCTACAAGCTGGGCGTCGGTTTCTGCGACCACAACCACGAGCGCAAGATTGCGCTGGAAGGCTTCATCGGCATGTACAATTTCGCCAGGGAAATCCACGCCTCGGTCATGAGCCCGATCTGGAGGTTCATGCCCCGGCGCAACGCGCGTCCGGCCACATCCGCCCGCGTGACCTGCATCCCCAAGGAGGCCGTCAATGGCTAA
- a CDS encoding P-II family nitrogen regulator yields the protein MKEVIAVIRMNMMNKTKKALQDAGVVAFFAHEAFGRGKGLVDAKPLEGARKGIEEAVAVLGEKGKLYPKRMLTVVVTDDLVSEVVKVVTDVNRTGQPGDGKIFVLPMIDAVRVRTGEKGAKSIE from the coding sequence ATGAAAGAAGTGATCGCGGTCATCCGCATGAACATGATGAACAAGACCAAGAAGGCTTTGCAGGACGCGGGCGTGGTCGCTTTCTTCGCCCATGAGGCTTTCGGTCGCGGCAAGGGTCTGGTGGACGCGAAGCCTCTCGAAGGGGCCAGGAAGGGGATCGAGGAAGCGGTGGCGGTGCTGGGGGAGAAGGGCAAGCTCTATCCCAAACGCATGCTGACCGTCGTGGTCACCGATGATCTGGTCTCGGAGGTGGTCAAGGTCGTCACGGACGTCAACAGGACCGGCCAGCCCGGCGACGGCAAGATTTTCGTTTTGCCCATGATCGACGCGGTACGGGTCAGAACCGGAGAAAAGGGCGCCAAGTCCATTGAATAG
- a CDS encoding NifB/NifX family molybdenum-iron cluster-binding protein, translating into MTFAPPQGNRPLVAVASSTGKTVDMHLGHVREFRIYGRDQGMVGLLGTRPAPTPGGGSIRWEGVAEVLSDCAYLLVASVGPKPLEVLAAKGLTVIEAEGFVLSLVRQLYGSADFAPENHS; encoded by the coding sequence ATGACTTTCGCGCCTCCCCAGGGAAATCGTCCGCTGGTGGCCGTGGCCAGCAGCACCGGCAAGACCGTGGACATGCATCTCGGCCATGTCCGGGAGTTCAGGATCTACGGCCGTGACCAGGGCATGGTCGGTCTCCTCGGAACCCGGCCCGCGCCGACTCCCGGCGGCGGGAGCATCCGCTGGGAAGGGGTGGCCGAGGTCTTGAGCGACTGCGCCTACCTGCTGGTCGCGAGCGTAGGCCCAAAGCCCCTCGAAGTCCTGGCCGCCAAGGGACTCACGGTCATCGAGGCCGAAGGCTTCGTGCTCAGCCTGGTGCGCCAGCTTTATGGTTCGGCGGATTTTGCGCCGGAAAATCACTCTTAA
- the nifD gene encoding nitrogenase molybdenum-iron protein alpha chain, producing the protein MPSSAKKLVNWTPTDIKADMLAKYPPKVARKRASQILVNEALGNETPEISANVRTIPGIITMRGCTYAGCKGVILGPTRDIVNITHGPIGCGFYSWLTRRNQTDASAEGAENFMPYCFSTDMQDQDIIFGGEKKLQAAIQEAYDLFHPKAIAIFATCPVGLIGDDIHAVARKMKAKFGDCNVFAFSCEGYKGVSQSAGHHIANNKIFSEVVGENDAEKPGEFKINLLGEYNIGGDGFEIDRILKKCGITNISTFSGNSTYDQFASAHKADLSAVMCHRSINYVADMLETKFGIPWIKVNFIGAKSTAKSLRKIAEYFGDPGLTARVEEVIAEEMPVVEEVIAEIRPRTEGKTAMLFVGGSRAHHYQDLFAEMGMKTLAAGYEFAHRDDYEGRHVIPNLKVDADSRNIEEIEVKADEQRYAPRKTSEEMAKLEAAGLKFKEYDGLIPDMDHQTLVIDDLNQYEAEKLVEIIKPDVFCAGIKEKFSIQKLGIPMKQLHSYDSGGPYAGFQGAVNFYHEIDRLVNSKVWSYMKAPWQENPELSATYVWE; encoded by the coding sequence ATGCCATCATCTGCCAAGAAGCTCGTCAACTGGACGCCCACGGACATAAAAGCGGACATGCTCGCCAAGTATCCGCCCAAGGTGGCCAGAAAGCGCGCCTCCCAGATCCTCGTCAACGAGGCCCTGGGCAACGAGACCCCTGAAATTTCCGCCAACGTGCGCACCATTCCAGGCATAATCACCATGCGCGGCTGCACCTACGCCGGCTGCAAGGGCGTCATTCTGGGGCCCACCCGCGACATCGTCAACATCACCCACGGCCCCATCGGCTGCGGATTCTATTCCTGGCTGACTCGCCGCAACCAGACCGACGCTTCGGCCGAGGGCGCGGAAAACTTCATGCCGTACTGTTTTTCCACGGACATGCAGGACCAGGACATCATCTTCGGCGGCGAAAAGAAACTCCAGGCCGCCATCCAGGAAGCCTACGACCTCTTCCATCCCAAAGCCATCGCCATCTTCGCGACCTGTCCCGTGGGTCTCATCGGCGACGACATCCACGCAGTGGCCCGCAAGATGAAGGCCAAGTTCGGCGACTGCAACGTCTTCGCCTTCAGCTGTGAAGGATACAAGGGCGTCAGCCAGTCCGCCGGTCACCACATCGCCAACAACAAGATCTTCAGCGAAGTGGTGGGCGAGAACGATGCCGAGAAGCCCGGCGAGTTCAAGATCAACCTTTTGGGCGAATACAACATCGGCGGCGACGGGTTCGAGATCGACCGCATCCTCAAGAAATGCGGCATCACCAATATCTCCACCTTCTCCGGCAACTCGACCTACGATCAGTTCGCCTCGGCGCACAAGGCCGATCTGTCCGCGGTCATGTGCCACCGCTCCATCAACTACGTGGCCGACATGCTCGAAACCAAGTTCGGCATCCCGTGGATCAAGGTCAACTTCATCGGCGCCAAATCCACGGCCAAGTCCCTGCGCAAGATCGCTGAATACTTCGGTGATCCGGGCCTGACCGCCCGTGTGGAAGAGGTCATCGCAGAGGAGATGCCGGTGGTGGAGGAAGTCATCGCCGAGATCCGTCCCCGCACCGAAGGCAAGACCGCCATGCTCTTTGTCGGCGGTTCCCGCGCCCATCATTACCAGGACCTCTTTGCCGAGATGGGCATGAAGACCCTGGCCGCGGGCTACGAGTTCGCCCACCGCGACGACTACGAAGGCCGCCACGTCATCCCGAATCTGAAGGTCGACGCCGACAGTCGCAACATCGAGGAAATCGAGGTCAAGGCGGACGAGCAGCGTTACGCCCCGCGCAAGACCTCCGAAGAGATGGCGAAACTCGAAGCCGCCGGACTGAAGTTCAAGGAATACGACGGCCTGATCCCGGACATGGATCATCAGACCCTCGTTATCGACGACCTCAATCAGTACGAGGCCGAAAAGCTGGTCGAAATCATCAAACCCGATGTTTTCTGCGCGGGCATCAAGGAAAAGTTCTCCATCCAGAAGCTGGGTATCCCCATGAAGCAGCTGCACAGCTACGATTCCGGCGGTCCCTATGCCGGTTTTCAGGGCGCGGTCAATTTCTATCATGAGATCGACCGCCTCGTGAACAGCAAGGTCTGGAGTTACATGAAGGCCCCCTGGCAGGAAAACCCGGAACTGTCCGCCACGTACGTCTGGGAATAA
- the nifH gene encoding nitrogenase iron protein, whose product MRKIAIYGKGGIGKSTTTQNTVAGLAEMGKKIMVVGCDPKADSTRLLLGGLAQKSVLDTLRDEGEDVELADIRKAGFSGTWCVESGGPEPGVGCAGRGIITSINMLESLGAYHESEALDYAFYDVLGDVVCGGFAMPIRDGKAEEIYIVCSGEMMAMYAANNICKGIMKYAESGGVRLGGLICNSRNVDNEREMIEELAKKIGTQMIYFVPRDNDVQRAEINRMTVIEWQPNAPQADHYRNLAKAIDQNKMFVVPKPLEIEELEQLLMDFGLLEAV is encoded by the coding sequence ATGAGGAAGATCGCAATTTACGGAAAGGGCGGCATCGGCAAATCCACCACCACACAGAACACGGTCGCGGGCCTGGCTGAAATGGGCAAGAAGATCATGGTCGTCGGCTGTGATCCCAAGGCCGACTCCACCCGCCTGCTGCTCGGCGGCCTGGCGCAGAAGTCCGTTCTGGATACCCTGCGCGACGAAGGCGAGGACGTGGAACTGGCCGACATCCGCAAGGCCGGCTTCAGCGGCACCTGGTGCGTCGAATCCGGCGGACCCGAGCCGGGCGTCGGTTGCGCCGGTCGCGGCATCATCACCTCCATCAACATGCTGGAATCGCTTGGCGCCTACCACGAGTCCGAAGCCTTGGATTACGCATTCTACGATGTTCTGGGCGACGTTGTCTGCGGCGGGTTCGCCATGCCCATCCGCGACGGCAAGGCCGAAGAGATCTACATCGTCTGTTCCGGCGAGATGATGGCCATGTATGCGGCCAACAACATCTGCAAGGGCATCATGAAATACGCCGAATCCGGCGGAGTGCGTCTGGGCGGCCTGATCTGCAACTCCCGCAACGTCGATAACGAACGCGAGATGATCGAAGAACTGGCCAAGAAGATCGGCACGCAGATGATCTACTTCGTCCCCCGCGACAACGACGTGCAGCGCGCCGAGATCAACCGCATGACCGTCATCGAATGGCAGCCCAACGCTCCCCAGGCCGATCACTACCGCAATCTGGCCAAGGCCATCGACCAGAACAAGATGTTCGTCGTGCCGAAGCCCCTTGAAATCGAGGAACTGGAGCAGCTGCTCATGGACTTCGGCCTGCTCGAAGCCGTCTAG
- a CDS encoding P-II family nitrogen regulator encodes MIMVRAIVRPEKSDDVLAALMDAGFPAVTKYSVAGRGKQRGIKIGEVTYDEIPKTMLMSVVKAEDKDFVISVIMKAARSGAKGAFGDGKIFVSDVSDVFTISSGICDSTPAGA; translated from the coding sequence ATGATCATGGTCAGAGCAATCGTACGCCCCGAAAAGTCCGACGACGTTCTCGCAGCCCTCATGGACGCAGGTTTTCCGGCGGTGACCAAATATTCCGTGGCCGGTCGCGGCAAGCAGCGCGGCATCAAGATCGGCGAAGTGACCTACGACGAGATCCCCAAGACCATGCTCATGAGCGTGGTCAAGGCCGAGGACAAGGACTTCGTCATCAGCGTGATCATGAAGGCCGCCCGCAGCGGCGCCAAGGGCGCTTTCGGCGACGGCAAGATTTTCGTCAGCGACGTGAGCGATGTCTTCACCATCAGTTCCGGCATCTGCGACAGCACCCCGGCAGGAGCATAG
- a CDS encoding LeuA family protein yields MLIDTTLREGAQMFGTCIPNQIGIEIAGRIADMGVEEIEIGWMGQQGLEELVRALRHRGATCDLSVWSPCRTVDVYRAAGLGIDTINIGLPVSDLHIAERLRTDRDGLTAMLRETVGLAHSCGIRRISIGLEDVTRADQEFALSMARMARDLGAVRIRLADTLGVMTPTRIAELVRFFAAGADMEIAIHCHNDFGMATANAITALEAGAHWADVSVLGIGERSGISALEEVAGHLRLVQGYDIYDMNLVRGLCDMVAELARIPVARNRPVSGDDIFAAESGLHVDGILKNPALFEPYDPAQTGANRILALGAKAGRGAVRTMLRQVGLEGPLHSIGSLVDTIRQRAAGAGRPLSQVEVQDLAKTQNCLEGGIC; encoded by the coding sequence ATGTTGATCGACACGACACTCAGGGAAGGGGCGCAAATGTTCGGGACCTGCATCCCAAATCAGATCGGAATCGAAATCGCCGGACGCATCGCGGACATGGGTGTGGAAGAGATAGAGATCGGCTGGATGGGGCAACAGGGACTTGAAGAGTTGGTAAGGGCTCTGCGGCACAGGGGCGCGACCTGTGACCTGAGCGTATGGTCTCCCTGCCGCACGGTGGATGTGTACCGGGCAGCGGGGCTGGGCATCGACACGATCAACATCGGTCTGCCCGTTTCGGACCTGCACATCGCCGAGCGCCTGCGCACGGACCGTGACGGCCTGACCGCCATGCTGCGCGAAACCGTGGGCCTGGCCCACTCCTGCGGCATCCGCCGCATCAGCATCGGCCTTGAGGACGTGACCCGCGCCGATCAGGAATTCGCCCTGTCCATGGCCCGCATGGCCCGGGACCTCGGCGCCGTGCGCATCCGCCTGGCCGACACGCTGGGCGTCATGACTCCGACCCGCATCGCCGAACTGGTGCGCTTCTTCGCCGCCGGAGCGGACATGGAGATCGCCATCCACTGCCACAACGATTTCGGCATGGCCACGGCCAACGCCATCACGGCCCTGGAAGCGGGCGCGCACTGGGCCGACGTCTCGGTGCTCGGAATCGGCGAGCGCTCGGGCATCTCCGCCCTGGAGGAAGTGGCAGGTCACCTGCGGCTGGTGCAGGGCTACGATATCTACGACATGAATCTGGTGCGCGGACTGTGCGACATGGTGGCCGAACTCGCGCGCATCCCGGTGGCACGCAACCGGCCGGTTTCAGGCGATGACATTTTCGCGGCCGAATCGGGCCTGCACGTGGACGGCATCCTCAAAAACCCGGCGCTCTTCGAACCCTACGACCCGGCCCAGACAGGAGCCAACCGCATCCTGGCCCTGGGCGCCAAGGCCGGACGAGGCGCGGTCAGGACCATGCTCCGCCAGGTGGGCCTTGAAGGACCGCTGCACTCCATCGGCAGTCTGGTGGACACCATCCGCCAGCGCGCCGCCGGCGCGGGCCGCCCCTTGAGTCAGGTCGAGGTGCAGGATCTGGCCAAGACACAGAATTGCCTGGAAGGCGGGATTTGCTGA